The following proteins are encoded in a genomic region of Mustela erminea isolate mMusErm1 chromosome 3, mMusErm1.Pri, whole genome shotgun sequence:
- the LOC116585764 gene encoding LOW QUALITY PROTEIN: olfactory receptor 2AK2-like (The sequence of the model RefSeq protein was modified relative to this genomic sequence to represent the inferred CDS: substituted 1 base at 1 genomic stop codon): MKMGNQSVEIDFILSCLFQYGQMDTFLFVAIVTLFSVTLMGNIILVLLIQMNIRLHTPMYFLLGQLYFIDMMYISTTMLKMITDFLTKSKTTTFLGCEIQAFVFLALGGTEALLLGFMSYDXYVTICHPLHYPILTNKNICWFMVTCAWGSSSINALVHMLYAFQLPFCRSQIVNHFFCEVPSLLPLVCQDTSQYEHIILLSGLITLLLPFMAILASCACVLTVVFQVSSGKEQSKVISTCSFHLIVANLFYMTTLSTYSRPHSLDYPEQDKAVAVFYTIITPLLNPFIYNLRNKEVTGALKILLA, from the coding sequence ATGAAGATGGGAAATCAAAGTGTAGAAATAGATTTTAtactttcttgtcttttccaaTATGGTCAAATGGACACTTTCCTCTTTGTTGCCATTGTAACCCTCTTTTCAGTGACTCTGATGGGGAATATCATACTGGTCCTTCTCATTCAAATGAacatcagactccacactccAATGTACTTCCTACTTGGTCAGCTCTACTTTATCGACATGATGTACATCTCCACCACCATGCTCAAGATGATCACTGACTTCCTGACAAAGAGTAAGACCACTACATTTTTAGGTTGTGAAATTCAAGCATTTGTATTCTTGGCACTTGGTGGAACTGAAGCCCTTCTCCTTGGTTTCATGTCCTATGATTGATATGTAACCATCTGTCACCCTTTACACTATCCTATACTTACGAACAAGAATATCTGTTGGTTCATGGTCACATGTGCATGGGGCAGTAGTTCTATCAATGCTTTAGTGCATATGCTGTATGCTTTTCAACTTCCATTTTGTAGGTCTCAAATTGTTAACCACTTTTTCTGTGAAGTTCCATCTCTGTTACCACTGGTGTGTCAGGATACTTCCCAGTATGAGCATATAATCCTCCTGAGTGGGCTTATTACTCTTCTGCTACCATTCATGGCCATTCTAGCTTCCTGTGCCTGTGTACTTACTGTGGTGTTCCAGGTGAGCTCAGGTAAAGAACAGTCAAAAGTTATCTCCACTTGTTCCTTTCACCTAATTGTGGCAAACCTATTTTATATGACTACCCTCTCCACCTATTCAAGGCCACACTCCTTGGATTATCCAGAACAGGATAAAGCAGTGGCAGTGTTTTATACCATCATCACACCTCTTCTGAATCCATTCATCTACAACCTGAGAAATAAAGAGGTTACTGGTGCCCTGAAAATACTGTTGGCATAA